One window of the Camelina sativa cultivar DH55 chromosome 1, Cs, whole genome shotgun sequence genome contains the following:
- the LOC104781972 gene encoding phosphopantothenoylcysteine decarboxylase subunit VHS3-like, whose amino-acid sequence MLVRKLLLLLLSLSLSTETKKISENLCLFGGKMAPVEDDKENKAEQPVIQVLSDDDDDSEVEETKEDGGEKGTADDDEDNEAEDEDDDDEDDEDDEEDDDDEEEEEEDLGTEYLVRPVVEVEDEDDASDFEPEENVVEEDVDEEIEEDDVDEDISLSAGKSEPLPKRKRIAKEHSGELGDVTGDDIRPCKR is encoded by the exons ATGCTGGTTCGGAAGCTTCTGCTtcttctgctctctctctctctctctactgaaacgaaaaaaatctcagaaaatCTCTGCTTGTTTGGTGGGAAGATGGCGCCGGTTGAAGATGATAAGGAAAACAAGGCGGAGCAACCTGTGATTCAGGTTCTGagcgacgacgacgacgacagtGAAGTCGAGGAAACCAAAGAGGACGGAGGAGAAAAAGGTACCGCAGACGACGATGAAGACAATGAAGCtgaagacgaagacgatgatgacgaagacgatgaagatgatgaggaagacgacgacgatgaagaagag gaggaggaggatcttggGACAGAGTACTTAGTGAGGCCAGTTGTTGAGGTTGAAGATGAGGATGACGCAAGTGATTTTGAGCCTGAGGAGAATGTCgttgaagaagatgttgatgaagagattgaagaagatgatgttgatgaggACATCAGCTTGAGTGCTGGCAAATCTGAGCCTCTGCCCAAGAGGAAGAGGATTGCTAAGGAGCACAGTGGTGAGCTAGGAGATGTCACTGGTGATGACATTAGGCCTTGTAAACGTTAG
- the LOC104781965 gene encoding pectinesterase inhibitor-like → MNNFTKLFAIFLVFIQIAFSQAIQSNPVSIAAQQLCKKTHYQALCISTLNLDPRSKTSNVQEFAWIAVDATTKKVKEMQQYLISVLRKISLREDFERYGTCIEEYGAAIDRFLPAVVAALKAKNYSEAIQMNEVVSKPGYCEDQFAGNSPLTGRNKAVHDIADMTTDIIKAISTN, encoded by the exons atgaataatttcaCGAAATTATTTGCTATTTTTCTCGTGTTTATCCAAATAGCTTTCTCTCAAGCAATTCAGTCTAATCCAGTATCTATCGCTGCACAGCAACTCTGCAAAAAAACCCATTATCAAGCACTATGCATCTCTACTCTAAATCTTGATCCTAGAAGCAAAACCTCAAATGTCCAAG AATTTGCGTGGATTGCTGTCGATGCGACGACAAAGAAAGTCAAGGAGATGCAACAATATCTTATCTCCGTCCTAAGAAAAATCAGTCTCCGTGAAGACTTTGAGAGATACGGAACTTGCATTGAGGAGTACGGTGCAGCCATTGATAGGTTTTTACCTGCGGTGGTGGCTGCTCTAAAGGCAAAAAACTATTCTGAGGCTATTCAGATGAACGAGGTTGTGTCGAAGCCGGGTTATTGTGAGGATCAGTTCGCCGGGAATTCGCCTTTGACCGGACGTAACAAAGCCGTCCATGATATCGCTGATATGACTACCGATATTATCAAAGCGATATCTACTAATTAA
- the LOC104781982 gene encoding glutamic acid-rich protein-like, whose product MESLLHASSSLVSLRPRIDGRDSFINPSRRVCLNPNLARRGSKPLSLVAAAKKKKSKKDDNHGFSAKPDEATGPFPESILLKEKKIDEEGDLLPEFADAEEKELYEFLDLQLQSDLNEERMRHYEVVYLIHEKHAEEVESINQKVQEFLKEKKGKVWRFSDWGMRRLAYKIQKAENAHYILMNFEIEAKYLNEFKGLLDSDERVIRHLVMKRDEAITEDCPPPPEFHSVRSGNEFYDDDDEEEEFEEGEDEEDGEEDGDNIEYEVDDDGNVVMVLYEDEEEEEEDGNSEPEEGQDKSKNGRRETRRTVNVGG is encoded by the exons ATGGAGTCACTCCTGCACGCGTCATCGTCTCTGGTGTCTCTCAGACCCAGAATCGATGGTCGAGATTCGTTCATCAATCCGTCGCGCCGCGTGTGTCTTAATCCTAATCTCGCCCGCAGAGGATCTAAACCTCTTTCTTTGGTCGCggcggcgaagaagaagaaaagcaagaaagACGACAATCATGGCTTTTCAGCTAAACCTGACGAAGCCACTGGTCCTTTCCCTGAATCCATTCTTCTCAAAGAG aagaagatagatgAAGAAGGTGACTTACTTCCCGAGTTTGCTGATGCTGAAGAAA AGGAGCTATATGAGTTTTTGGATCTTCAGCTTCAGAGTGACTTGAATGAGGAAAGGA TGAGGCACTATGAGGTGGTTTACTTGATTCATGAAAAACATGCTGAGGAGGTCGAAAGCATCAACCAGAAAGTACAAG AATttctgaaggagaagaaggggaAAGTTTGGAGGTTTAGTGATTGGGGAATGCGTAGACTAGCATACAAAATACAGAAGGCAGAGAATGCACACTATATACTGATGAACTTTGAGATAGAGGCGAAATACTTGAACGAATTCAAGGGATTGTTAGATAGTGATGAGAGGGTGATTAGGCATCTCGTGATGAAACGTGATGAGGCCATCACCGAAGACTGTCCACCACCTCCTGAGTTTCACTCTGTTCGTTCAGGTAATGaattttatgatgatgatgatgaagaggaagagtttgaggaaggtgaagatgaagaagatggcgAAGAAGATGGCGATAATATAGAGTACGAAGTAGATGATGATGGTAATGTCGTCATGGTTTtgtatgaagatgaagaagaagaagaagaagatgggaataGTGAACCAGAAGAAGGACAGGACAAGTCAAAAAACGGCAGAAGAGAAACCCGGAGAACAGTTAACGTAGGAGGATAG
- the LOC104781923 gene encoding cell wall / vacuolar inhibitor of fructosidase 1-like, with protein MKMFKMMMIMAMVVGVALGNIVDTTCRQTPEYSLCLSLLRSDPRSSSADTVGLGLILVDKIKALGTETLGQINAAYKTKPMLKRALDECNLRYKTIVDFDVHTAITAIKGNPKFAEGAVVDAGVEASVCEGEFPKGQSPLTGLTQRINKICDVTRAIIRMLL; from the exons ATGAAAATGtttaagatgatgatgattatggcTATGGTGGTGGGAGTTGCGTTGGGTAATATCGTAGATACGACATGCAGACAGACACCTGAGTAcagtctctgtctctctctcctccGCTCCGATCCACGTAGCTCCTCCGCCGACACCGTCGGTCTCGGTCTTATCCTCGTCGACAAAATCAAg GCGCTTGGGACTGAAACGCTCGGGCAGATCAACGCGGCGTATAAAACCAAACCGATGCTTAAACGTGCATTGGACGAATGTAATCTGAGATACAAAACGATCGTAGACTTTGACGTCCACACTGCCATCACAGCTATCAAAGGAAACCCCAAGTTTGCCGAAGGCGCCGTTGTCGACGCTGGTGTTGAAGCCTCCGTTTGCGAAGGAGAGTTTCCAAAAGGCCAATCGCCGTTAACCGGTTTGACTCAGAGAATAAACAAGATCTGCGATGTGACCAGAGCCATCATCCGAATGTTGCTCTAG
- the LOC104781990 gene encoding serine carboxypeptidase-like 33, with amino-acid sequence MNLTPPMKKQNFLLIISLLLLLSLRHQDYHIEAQNSDKVVNLPEQPSTPKVSHFSGYVNVNQENTRSLFFWFFEALSESRSTRPLVLWLNGGPGCSSIGYGAASELGPFRVVENGTSLSFNQYSWVQEANMLFLESPVGVGFSYTNSSSDLDNLNDAFVAEDAYNFMVAWFARYPQYKSRDFFIAGESYAGHYAPQLAEIIYDRNKIKPKDSFINLKGFIVGNPLTDDEYDNKGILEYAWSHAVISDNLYDSAKRSCDFKSSNWSEPCNVAMSTVFRKYKEIDIYNIYAPKCISNSSSGASYLSSGANYKSPAVKDWFKRVRWYEGYDPCYSNYAEKYFNRVDVQSSLHATTRNVARWKVCNDSILQTYHFTVSSMLPTYSKLIKAGLKIWVYSGDADGRVPVIGSRYCVEALGLPVKSDWRSWFHNHQVGGRITEYEGGLTFVTVRGAGHLVPLNKPEEALALFRSFLNGQELPSRP; translated from the exons ATGAATTTGACTCCTccaatgaaaaaacaaaattttctgcTGATCATCTCATTATTGCTATTATTATCATTACGTCACCAAGATTATCACATTGAAGCACAAAATTCAGACAAAGTAGTTAACCTTCCTGAACAACCATCGACTCCAAAGGTCTCTCATTTCTCAGGTTATGTCAACGTCAATCAAGAAAATACACGTTCACTCTTCTTCTGGTTTTTCGAAGCCTTGTCTGAATCTCGTTCAACAAGACCTTTAGTTCTCTGGCTCAATGGAG GTCCAGGATGTTCATCTATTGGATATGGAGCAGCATCTGAATTAGGACCTTTTCGTGTTGTTGAAAATGGGACAAGCCTTAGTTTCAATCAATACTCTTGGGtccaag AAGCGAATATGTTGTTTTTAGAATCACCAGTTGGAGTAGGGTTTTCGTACACGAACTCATCTTCCGATTTGGACAACCTCAACGACGCTTTCGTTG CGGAAGATGCATACAACTTCATGGTTGCTTGGTTTGCAAGGTATCCCCAATATAAGTCTCGTGATTTCTTCATAGCTGGTGAAAGCTATGCCG GCCACTACGCACCTCAGCTAGCCGAGATTATATACGATCGGAACAAAATTAAGCCAAAGGACTCCTTCATTAATCTCAAAGGCTTCATC GTGGGAAATCCATTGACGGACGATGAGTACGATAACAAAGGGATTCTAGAATATGCATGGAGTCATGCCGTGATCTCTGACAATCTATACGACTCTGCGAAACGTAGCTGCGACTTCAAGTCTTCGAATTGGTCAGAACCCTGCAACGTTGCCATGAGTACAGTGTTCAGAAAATACAAAGAGATTgatatttataacatatatgCTCCCAAGTGCATATCTAATAGCTCATCAGGAGCTTCCTACTTAAGTTCCGGAGCTAATTATAAGTCTCCGGCGGTCAAAGACTGGTTCAAGAGAGTGAGATGGTACGAAGGATACGATCCTTGTTACTCTAACTACGctgaaaaatatttcaataggGTCGATGTTCAATCGTCTCTTCATGCCACTACACGAAATGTAGCAAGATGGAAAGTTTGCAA TGATTCAATATTGCAAACGTACCATTTTACAGTCTCCTCAATGTTGCCTACATACAGTAAGCTCATCAAAGCTGGCCTCAAGATATGGGTTTATAG TGGAGATGCCGACGGGAGAGTGCCGGTGATCGGAAGTAGGTATTGTGTTGAAGCTTTAGGGCTTCCCGTTAAATCCGATTGGCGTTCTTGGTTCCACAATCATCAG GTGGGAGGGAGGATAACGGAGTATGAAGGAGGGTTAACGTTCGTAACGGTGAGAGGAGCTGGACACTTGGTTCCTCTCAACAAACCTGAAGAAGCTCTCGCTCTTTTCCGGTCCTTCCTTAACGGCCAAGAGCTTCCCTCACGCCCCTAG